One Candidatus Hydrogenedentota bacterium DNA segment encodes these proteins:
- a CDS encoding PEP-CTERM sorting domain-containing protein: MKNKMMCLAAVVATLGMAGTAHAAIEFNQDVTPDVIFGSGNANGSFTTDRDNGVELGLRGKLRHNAAGQPENTFNSNGDGTYSFAAGVAPTQSSPTAVWSFEWSINTDFDGSSGLNLDDLTYTLGLDMDPSQGTNFFTFDPINDANPATGFTVQWDHAIGDNSTGNGGGASIANNTSNTALYAQRIADNNVAQNSWKPHWFIAGFDPTLDATYDFYLAAFDSLGNQLARTNIQIIVGAGGAVVPLPGAAGLGLLGLGLVGYMRRRKSVQA; encoded by the coding sequence TTGAAGAACAAGATGATGTGCCTGGCAGCCGTTGTGGCGACTCTGGGAATGGCCGGGACCGCGCATGCGGCGATCGAATTCAATCAGGACGTGACGCCGGACGTGATTTTCGGCAGCGGCAACGCGAACGGGAGTTTCACGACGGACCGCGACAATGGTGTTGAACTGGGCTTGCGCGGCAAACTCCGGCACAATGCCGCCGGACAGCCCGAAAATACGTTCAACAGCAACGGGGACGGGACGTACAGCTTTGCTGCGGGCGTGGCGCCGACGCAGTCTTCTCCGACGGCAGTCTGGAGTTTCGAGTGGTCGATCAATACCGATTTCGATGGTTCCAGCGGTCTTAACCTGGATGATCTGACCTACACTCTCGGTCTGGATATGGATCCCAGCCAGGGTACGAATTTCTTCACATTTGATCCCATCAATGATGCCAATCCCGCAACGGGTTTCACGGTTCAGTGGGATCACGCTATTGGGGACAATTCCACCGGCAACGGTGGAGGAGCCTCCATCGCGAACAACACGTCCAATACCGCACTCTATGCCCAGCGGATCGCGGACAACAATGTCGCCCAGAACTCCTGGAAGCCACACTGGTTTATCGCTGGTTTCGACCCAACCCTCGACGCGACATATGATTTCTACCTGGCTGCGTTCGACAGTCTCGGAAATCAGCTGGCCCGCACCAACATCCAGATTATCGTTGGCGCTGGCGGCGCCGTCGTCCCCCTCCCGGGCGCGGCGGGGCTCGGCCTGCTGGGCCTCGGCCTGGTGGGCTATATGCGCCGGCGGAAGTCGGTTCAGGCCTGA
- a CDS encoding PEP-CTERM sorting domain-containing protein: MVAKHVKVANTTKKGFCEMKMRKRIGRFQIAATCALAAGYCSVAGAGLVSGITVDGSIGTDWGVATPTGVNGNNWTPTNNLGAGWVQEDSVTGSNGYVGPGYGGQNFDVEALYTGFDISTNRLYVALVTGFDIEGETVSGINYFAGDVFIDFGNYLPDSDNVYDLHAGQRSWDLAFILAGATASDTSLDARQAPFVIDDSPTGAPGYNSGPLSAIGGTLQSGAVAFGYSNNGALDGWTASQDHNVYEFSYEITDQSILNQLIYADTGNNYGWGWTVHWTMSCGNDFLNAAGYLPTGTTFNTPVVPVPAAAPMGLLGLGLVAFARRRKRAAA, translated from the coding sequence GTGGTTGCGAAACACGTCAAGGTGGCCAACACAACCAAGAAGGGGTTTTGCGAAATGAAGATGAGGAAACGAATTGGAAGGTTCCAGATCGCGGCTACTTGTGCGCTGGCTGCGGGATACTGCTCGGTTGCCGGCGCCGGCCTGGTTAGCGGGATTACGGTGGATGGTAGCATCGGCACCGATTGGGGTGTGGCCACTCCAACGGGAGTGAACGGCAACAACTGGACGCCCACGAATAACTTGGGGGCGGGTTGGGTGCAGGAAGATTCCGTGACGGGTTCGAACGGTTACGTCGGGCCGGGATATGGTGGTCAGAATTTCGACGTGGAAGCCCTTTACACCGGATTCGATATAAGCACAAACAGGCTCTACGTGGCGCTCGTGACGGGATTTGATATCGAGGGTGAGACGGTCAGTGGAATCAACTATTTTGCGGGCGATGTCTTCATTGATTTCGGCAATTACCTGCCTGATTCGGACAATGTCTACGATCTGCATGCCGGCCAGCGAAGCTGGGATCTGGCGTTTATCCTTGCAGGTGCGACGGCAAGCGACACCTCGCTGGATGCGAGACAAGCTCCGTTCGTCATTGACGATTCCCCCACCGGCGCGCCTGGCTATAATTCGGGGCCATTAAGCGCGATCGGCGGCACGCTTCAGTCCGGCGCCGTTGCGTTCGGTTATAGCAACAATGGCGCCTTGGATGGTTGGACAGCCAGTCAAGACCACAACGTCTACGAATTCTCTTATGAAATCACCGACCAGAGCATCCTGAACCAGTTGATTTACGCCGACACCGGAAATAACTATGGCTGGGGATGGACGGTGCACTGGACAATGAGTTGTGGCAACGACTTTTTGAACGCCGCAGGCTATCTTCCTACCGGTACGACGTTCAACACCCCCGTAGTCCCCGTTCCGGCCGCCGCGCCGATGGGGCTGCTGGGACTTGGCCTGGTGGCGTTCGCGCGCCGTCGGAAGCGCGCCGCGGCCTGA
- the rfbA gene encoding glucose-1-phosphate thymidylyltransferase RfbA — MKGIILAGGAGTRLHPLTRVVSKQLLPVYDKPMIYYPLSTLMLAGIREVLVISTPRDLPMFRELLGDGSELGMRFAYAEQPEPKGLAQAFTIGADFVGDSPACLILGDNIFYGHGLTNTLASLRGLQDGGMIFAYHVRDPERYGVVEFDESGRAISLEEKPEEPKSSFAVPGLYAYSPDVVELARNLKPGKRGELEITDLNRIYLEQGRLSVSVLGRGIAWLDTGTNHSLLEASQFVQAVEERQGLMIACLEEIAWSQGWITRAMVERAQEQMGKSMYGNYLRDLLKSRRRP; from the coding sequence ATGAAGGGGATTATCCTGGCGGGCGGCGCGGGCACGCGGCTGCACCCCCTGACGCGGGTGGTGAGCAAGCAGCTCCTGCCGGTGTACGACAAGCCGATGATCTATTACCCGCTGAGCACGCTGATGCTGGCGGGGATCCGCGAGGTGCTGGTCATTTCCACGCCGCGCGACCTGCCGATGTTTCGCGAGCTGCTGGGCGACGGGAGCGAACTCGGGATGCGGTTCGCCTACGCCGAGCAACCAGAGCCGAAGGGCCTGGCGCAGGCCTTCACCATCGGCGCGGACTTTGTGGGCGATTCGCCTGCCTGCCTGATCCTGGGCGACAACATTTTCTATGGCCACGGCCTGACGAACACGCTGGCGTCTCTCCGCGGGCTCCAGGACGGCGGGATGATCTTCGCGTACCACGTGCGCGATCCGGAGCGCTACGGCGTGGTGGAGTTCGATGAATCGGGCCGCGCGATCAGCCTGGAGGAGAAGCCCGAAGAACCCAAGAGCAGCTTCGCGGTGCCGGGGCTCTACGCCTACTCGCCCGACGTGGTGGAATTGGCGCGAAATCTGAAGCCGGGCAAGCGCGGGGAACTGGAGATCACGGATCTGAACCGGATCTACCTGGAGCAGGGCCGGCTCTCGGTGTCCGTGCTGGGCCGGGGCATCGCCTGGCTGGACACGGGCACGAACCACAGCCTGCTGGAGGCGAGCCAGTTCGTGCAGGCGGTGGAGGAGCGCCAGGGCCTCATGATCGCCTGCCTGGAGGAGATCGCGTGGAGCCAGGGCTGGATCACGCGGGCGATGGTGGAGCGGGCGCAGGAGCAGATGGGCAAGAGCATGTACGGGAATTACCTCCGCGATCTGCTGAAGTCGCGGCGGCGCCCCTGA
- a CDS encoding SEL1-like repeat protein — protein sequence MIEFNCEHCDALLRMDNAFAGRDGWCRECKRMVVVPDGAVVPRVTDLPPDEAIARLQQLLSYAARKADLYKQHVAKAPDAKKALEALEVEARTARQALHQEQRRTADLQDALKAARAALAGAELRQRETDAARDVAGRAEIEAIQAQLADAQQARSEAETRANRLATELETACGQAEGASDAEKRASSAESRAESLAAELETLRAELEAARGQAEGASDAEKRASSAESRAESLAAELETLRGQLTGASDAEARASSAESRAESLANELEALRAELETLRGRAEGASDAEKRAASAESRAESLSAELEALRGQLTGASDVEKRAASAESRAESLSAELESLRAKLEAARSQAAEATTQAENLDAEITSNRALLEESERDLEQALEESRAREAALASLQSTQEALERELADLRAQADSRAAEGDSDAQALDQALQARHALEHELVSLHERLAAAEAERDELLDAPQGDAAPDWATELEHLRERCAALESERDQLRHSLEEALAEPAAPPAATDASPASERPAVSTTPAPPAPDAPSAPRPAEQVDRSGFVARWRREAEEEGAVKAQFRLGVRYEMGLGVARDEAEAHRWLVRAAEQGHAGAQYHLGRMCLDGRGVAADRAAAIGWFQKAADQGEGGALYELGRIYLHGEGAAKDEALARECFRKAADAGEAPAAYELGLLLQAGRGGAPDPVRAAGALRQAAECDHADAQFALGQLLLEGEGAGRDEPGAVAWLGRAAAQGHAAAQERLGECLEQGRGAVQNPVRAYAWYALAAVQRESARDARDRLAAALPPDQVAEGQRLAESLHAGARDSAVA from the coding sequence ATGATCGAATTCAATTGCGAACACTGTGACGCGCTGCTGCGCATGGACAACGCCTTCGCGGGGCGCGATGGCTGGTGCCGCGAGTGCAAACGGATGGTGGTGGTTCCGGATGGCGCGGTGGTCCCGCGGGTGACGGATCTGCCGCCGGACGAGGCGATCGCGCGGCTCCAGCAGCTGCTGAGCTACGCCGCGCGCAAGGCGGACCTCTACAAGCAGCACGTGGCGAAGGCGCCGGACGCGAAGAAGGCGCTGGAAGCGCTGGAGGTGGAAGCCCGCACCGCGCGCCAGGCGCTCCACCAGGAGCAGCGGCGCACCGCCGATCTCCAGGATGCCCTGAAGGCGGCGCGCGCGGCCCTGGCGGGAGCCGAATTGCGCCAGCGGGAAACGGACGCCGCCCGGGATGTCGCGGGCCGCGCCGAGATCGAGGCGATTCAGGCGCAACTTGCGGACGCGCAACAGGCCCGTTCCGAGGCCGAGACGCGCGCCAATCGCCTTGCCACGGAGTTGGAAACCGCGTGCGGGCAGGCGGAAGGCGCCTCGGACGCCGAAAAACGCGCCTCGTCGGCGGAATCCCGCGCGGAATCACTTGCTGCGGAGCTGGAAACCCTGCGCGCCGAGCTGGAAGCCGCTCGCGGACAGGCCGAAGGCGCGTCAGACGCCGAAAAACGCGCCTCGTCGGCGGAGTCCCGCGCGGAATCACTTGCTGCGGAGCTGGAGACCCTGCGCGGGCAGCTAACGGGCGCGTCGGACGCTGAAGCACGCGCCTCGTCGGCGGAATCGCGTGCGGAATCACTCGCCAATGAGCTGGAGGCCCTGCGCGCTGAACTGGAGACCCTGCGCGGGCGGGCAGAAGGCGCGTCGGACGCCGAAAAACGCGCAGCGTCCGCAGAATCGCGCGCGGAGTCGCTCTCGGCCGAGCTGGAGGCCCTGCGGGGGCAGCTAACGGGCGCGTCGGACGTCGAAAAACGCGCAGCGTCCGCAGAATCGCGCGCGGAGTCGCTCTCGGCGGAACTGGAATCCCTGCGCGCCAAACTGGAGGCCGCACGGAGCCAGGCGGCCGAAGCCACCACCCAGGCGGAGAACCTGGACGCGGAAATCACGTCCAACCGCGCGTTGCTGGAGGAGTCCGAGCGCGACCTGGAACAAGCGCTGGAGGAAAGCCGCGCCCGGGAAGCGGCGCTGGCGTCGCTCCAGTCCACCCAGGAAGCCCTCGAGCGCGAACTGGCGGATCTGCGGGCGCAGGCGGACTCGCGCGCGGCGGAGGGCGATTCGGACGCCCAGGCCCTGGATCAGGCGCTTCAGGCGCGCCACGCGCTGGAGCACGAGTTGGTCTCGCTCCACGAACGGCTCGCCGCCGCGGAGGCCGAGCGCGACGAATTGCTGGACGCGCCACAAGGGGACGCGGCGCCGGATTGGGCGACCGAACTGGAACATTTGCGCGAGCGTTGCGCCGCGCTGGAGTCCGAGCGGGATCAGCTGCGCCACAGCCTCGAAGAGGCCTTGGCGGAGCCCGCCGCACCGCCAGCCGCGACCGACGCCTCTCCTGCTTCGGAGCGCCCCGCGGTCTCCACAACACCCGCGCCTCCCGCGCCGGACGCCCCATCGGCCCCACGTCCGGCGGAGCAGGTGGATCGATCGGGCTTCGTCGCGCGGTGGCGCCGCGAGGCCGAAGAAGAAGGCGCCGTGAAGGCGCAGTTCCGCCTGGGCGTCCGCTACGAAATGGGCCTGGGGGTCGCGCGCGACGAGGCCGAGGCGCACCGCTGGCTGGTGCGGGCCGCCGAGCAGGGCCACGCCGGCGCGCAGTACCACCTGGGCCGGATGTGCCTGGACGGGCGCGGCGTCGCGGCGGATCGGGCCGCCGCCATCGGTTGGTTCCAGAAAGCCGCCGACCAGGGCGAAGGTGGCGCGCTCTATGAGCTCGGGCGAATCTATTTGCATGGGGAGGGCGCCGCGAAGGATGAGGCCCTTGCGCGCGAATGCTTCCGGAAGGCCGCCGACGCGGGCGAGGCCCCGGCGGCCTACGAGCTGGGGCTGCTGCTCCAGGCGGGCCGCGGCGGCGCGCCGGATCCCGTCCGCGCGGCGGGCGCGCTGCGCCAGGCGGCGGAATGCGACCACGCCGACGCCCAGTTCGCGCTCGGCCAGTTGCTGCTCGAGGGCGAAGGAGCCGGGCGCGACGAGCCCGGCGCCGTGGCTTGGCTGGGCCGCGCCGCCGCCCAGGGCCACGCCGCCGCCCAGGAGCGCCTCGGCGAATGCCTGGAGCAGGGGCGCGGCGCCGTGCAGAATCCCGTCCGCGCCTACGCCTGGTACGCGCTCGCCGCCGTCCAGCGCGAATCCGCCCGCGACGCCCGCGATCGCCTCGCCGCCGCCCTGCCGCCCGATCAGGTGGCCGAGGGCCAACGCCTGGCGGAATCCCTCCACGCCGGCGCCCGCGACAGCGCCGTGGCGTAG
- the rfbB gene encoding dTDP-glucose 4,6-dehydratase, with amino-acid sequence MKRICVTGGAGFIGSAFVRYQLETYPDVHIVNFDKLTYAGNLANVQDCDPARHTFVQGDIADRAAIQAAMDGCDAIVNFAADTHVDRSIMGATDFIATNCTGVYNICEAARELGTPRVLLVSTDEVYGSIREGSFTESDPPGPRNPYSASKAGGELIALAHHETFGTPVMITRGSNTYGPYQYPEKVMPLFITNLIEGEQVPLYQGGEHNVRDWLWVYDHASGVDAALRAGTPGQVYNVAGGNERENIVLTHKLLELCGRDASFIRLVKDRPGHDFRYSIDASKLRALGWAPEMDWEEGVAATVAWYRENEAWWRPIKSGEFKEYYRRQYEERQEAGA; translated from the coding sequence GTGAAAAGGATCTGTGTGACCGGCGGCGCCGGGTTTATTGGATCGGCGTTTGTCCGGTATCAGCTGGAGACGTATCCGGACGTTCACATTGTGAACTTTGACAAGCTGACGTACGCGGGGAATCTGGCGAACGTGCAGGATTGCGATCCGGCGCGGCATACGTTTGTCCAGGGCGACATTGCGGACCGGGCGGCGATCCAGGCGGCGATGGACGGGTGCGACGCGATCGTGAATTTCGCGGCGGACACGCATGTGGACCGCAGCATCATGGGCGCGACGGATTTCATCGCGACGAACTGCACGGGGGTGTACAACATTTGCGAGGCGGCCCGGGAGCTGGGGACGCCGCGCGTGCTGCTGGTGTCGACGGACGAGGTGTACGGCAGTATCCGGGAGGGATCCTTCACGGAGTCGGACCCGCCGGGGCCGCGCAACCCGTATTCGGCGAGCAAGGCGGGCGGGGAGCTGATCGCGCTGGCGCACCACGAGACCTTCGGGACGCCGGTGATGATCACGCGGGGGTCGAACACCTACGGGCCGTATCAGTACCCGGAGAAGGTGATGCCGCTGTTTATCACGAACCTGATCGAGGGCGAGCAGGTCCCGCTGTACCAGGGCGGCGAGCACAATGTGCGCGACTGGCTCTGGGTCTACGATCACGCGTCGGGCGTGGACGCGGCGCTGCGCGCCGGGACGCCGGGCCAGGTGTACAACGTGGCGGGCGGCAACGAGCGGGAAAACATCGTCCTCACGCACAAGCTGCTGGAGCTCTGCGGGCGGGACGCGTCGTTCATCCGGCTGGTAAAGGATCGCCCGGGGCACGACTTCCGCTACTCGATTGACGCGTCGAAGCTGCGCGCGCTGGGCTGGGCCCCGGAGATGGACTGGGAGGAGGGCGTGGCGGCGACGGTGGCGTGGTACCGGGAGAACGAGGCCTGGTGGCGTCCGATTAAGTCTGGCGAGTTCAAGGAGTACTACCGCCGGCAGTACGAGGAACGCCAGGAGGCCGGGGCATGA